The sequence TGCTCAAACTTGGATTGCCCGAGCCATGAAAGAGCACTGGTTTATATTCAGCCAAATACACCAAAAATGGCCAACGCGGCCCAGCCAGCATCCCAGTCAGATCAAGAAGTGTCTTCGAACGCTCAATTTCAGCCCACAACGCCTCAAATTGAGCGATTAAGGCTGGTTCACTTGGCAATGGTGGGCGACGCAGATAATAATCGGGTTGCATAGAAGTCCTCATTTAATTCAAGCGAGCTAATTGCTGTTCAAGCCAGGGCACGCTATCGAGCAAGGCAGTGCCAAGCCACGGGTAGTGGGGAATCAACGGCACAATGATTGGCCCCAACTGCCACAATTCGTAACTCCTTTGGCAATCACGCCATGTGGTTTGAATAATCTTGATAACAGCAGTGATTTGCTGACGCTCAAGGTAATAATGAATGATTTGTTGCAAACTGCCAGCTCGATTATCAGCCTCGTAGATCTCGCTTGTTAACTGATAGGCAATTATCGGCTGATCGGCTTGGATTAAGCGGGCAATCAAGTTACAAATGACCTCATCTTTGACTGGATGACGCTCATCGAACAGAATCAACTGGTATGCCAAATAAAGCTCGCCTTCTTCAATACAACTTGCAGTAAGATCCTGAAATATCCAAAAATCAAAGCCAAGTTGGCTCAGCTCACTAATAATCACTTGTAGCTCTGGCATGGCTTTGATCTTCAGATACGCTTGGGCAACGGTTACAAGTGCAGCATATTGATAGTCACGATCAGGAATACTAATTGCGGCTTGATGGGCTTTGACCAAAAACTCGGCATGACCATGGGCTGCATAGCTTGTATATATTTTAGCCAACGCCTCAAGAGCAGTATCTGCATAGCCCTGATCTAGGCTTATTTGAACCAGCTGCTCAACAGAATCCAAAAATGCCTCGATAGCCGAATCTGGAGCATAGCCAAAATACGTTTCAGCAAGCGCTTGGTAGCCAGTGGGAAACGCCGTAGCCCGCTTATGTGCATAGTTTAGCCAATCAGCAAACGCTACAGCATCGCATTGTTCGGCAAAGGCCACCGCAATTGCGCAAAGCGCTTCAATATACCAATCGATCTGGCCGAATACTGCTTCCTGCTCGCGAAAAATCTGTAACAAGCGGGCTAAACATCCTGCATCACCATAGTTAATTTGGGCAACCGCAAGATCTCTGAGATACTCAAAGCGACGATGCGACTCTCGAACGGTCTCACAGGCTGAGATTGCTTCAGGATGCACTTGGGTTGCCAGCTCAGTTAGCCCGAGTTGGCTGGCTTTGATCGCCAGTTTACAAGCACTTTTAGCATAGACATCCGCAAAATCATTAAATAATCGAAGCAGCTGATAGGCTTGCCTAACATCATCAGCCTGAAGATAGGCTTCAAGAATTGCCGCAATCAGCTGATCATGGGCTTGCGGATCGTCGATTAACCGCGCAAGCTCTACTAGACTGGCAAGTTTATGTTGGGCTTGATAGCTTTTGAGCAGCCACGCTTCATATTGGAGCAAGGGATGGTTTAGGAGATGTGGCTTGTGTAGTAGAGCTTGATCAACGTCGCTCAGCAAAGTTTGGGCGATGGCGGTTAATCCAAGCTGCAACGCTGTATCAGCTAGCTCGCAAAGGGTTTTTAGTGCAGACAGGCCATCGGGGTTAATTTGGGCAACCCGTTGCCGCGCCGCAAGCAATAACGATTCGCTAGCAGCAGATTGCTGCTGGTTGGTTGTGCTCAACACCAGCCCTTGAGCTGCTTGGATAAACTGATAATCTTGATCAATTGATTGAATAATCTGGGCTGCTTGGGCAAGTTCGCCTTGTTCAGCATAAACTTTCGCAATCTGCTCAACGAGATCATTATCAAACCCATACTCTCCTAGCGTAAATAAGCGTTGAATCAATGGCTCGCAAAGATCGAGATAGCCATAGCGCTGGGTACTTTGCACAAAGTGTAGGTTATGTTCATCCCGATTATACCTTTGGCCGCTCAAAAAGAGTGCTAATACTTGTTCAAACACACTACGGGCTTGCTCATGCAAATTGTGGCGAGCATAGGTATCGGCAATGACTAACAAACTTGGAATCGAATGTTCCCGCTCACGCGGGACGGTATTGTGTGCCAGCTGCATTACTGCCAGCATTTGTTCAAATTGCAAATTTTGAGCATAACTGCTTGCTAGCAAACAATACGCTTTAACTTTGTCCCAATCGGAACCGATTAATTCAATCAGGCGTTGGGCATCTGCAAATTCAGCATGAGTACAATACCACTCAACCAGTGCAAAACAAGCCGAATCACGAAAATATGGAGTGGTCATAGCAATAGCCAACTCAGTCGCTATTGCTACTTCAGCGCGATCACGATAAAACATGATCAGATCACACCAGACTTGTACTGATTGAATTTTTCGATGCAAACTTGTGGCCTTGGTCAAATCGCCCTGTTGCACATAGCTCTTAATCACCGCCAACCACGCACTGGATCGCAGATCGGGGTTTAAGTGTGCGCTCATGGTTTGGGCTTCATCCAGCAATGCTAGGGCTTGTTGCTGATTACCCAGTCGCCATTCGAGCAGGGCAATCAAACTATTAATTTCAACAATATGCTCCGCTTGGGCCAAGGGCATAATGCCGGCCAATACGTGTCTGGCTGCATCAAATTCTGCGTCTTCAATCAAGGCATTGGTTACATTCAAGGCATGCTTAATCCGTGCTGCTGGTGCTTGAACATACCCGATTATGGCTTGAGCATAGGCTAAATCATGCTGTTTGATCGCCACGTCAATCAAATGTGCCAGCGTTTCATCACGACTATCACCAAGGCTAATCGCAATTGGATAGGCCATTTTCAGCAAGTCATAGTCGGCATAGGCGACCGCAACGAGATACAACGCATAATCGCGATGACGCGAATCGGAGATGCTACGGGCTGTTTGCTCCATGCGCTGGAAGATTCGCCAGCGTACATCAGATTCTAGATAGGGCAATAGTTGCGACCAAACTCGCACTTGGGATACTTGATTCGAACAAATATCAAGCTGGGCTAGCGCCTCAGATACCCGCCCAAGCATCGCCAACATGACAAAATGGTAGTCACGCCAACGATCAGCATGGGCCGTGAGGCTGGTGCGCAACAGGCTATAGCGCCACAAGCGCGGCAAGAGTTCAAGCTGTTGTTCGATGCTCTGGCCAGCAGCAATCACGCTCTCGCGGGCACGATCCAAATCCAAACCATACAAGCGGGTGCTTGGCTCAAACCGCACTTTGTGCTCACCATACTCGCCGACATCGATCACCTGCCACAAGGCTCCCCACTGTTCCGCATAAGCCAAATGGGTAATGTAATGCTGCCGCGCATACCAGCGCCGTGCCTGTTCGACCGGTTCTGCACTATCCTGCCAAATCTGGTCAAGCGCGGCTCCGCACCACTGCGCCATCCGTCCATGCCACACACGACGTTCTGCCGCCGCAAACTCGTAGTGCTGCAAAAAATCGTGAAACAACAAATGGCGCAAGGCCACACGCTGATCAGCGGCAACACTCACCCAATCGCCCATCAGGGGCAGCACTTCGGCAATCGCCTCAACCGGTTGTTCAAGAATCGCCGCCAACACCGTTGGCTCAAGCGGTTCTTGGGTCACCACCAACACCGCCAACAACGAGCGAATCAGCGGTTGCCAGTGGTGCGGCGCTGCTTGTTCGATCCGCCCAAGGCTTAGTCGAAAGAGATTGGTCGCGTCAGCGCTGGCGTGGTTGAGTAATGCAGGCAATTCATTAGTCGAAGTGTGGCGCAGCACAGTAGCCGCCAGCTCGACCAACAAGGCATTGCCTTTGACTGATTGTGCTAAACCGTGCAATCGCGCTGGCTCCAGCATCGGCTGCACCTGCTGCCAACGCCCAATCGCATCCTGTTCGCGCAATGGTGGCACCTGATAAACGACCCCGTGTTCAAGCGCTAAACTAGCGATCGTCTCTTTAGGTCGCGAGCCAAGCACCATCACGATGCCAGGCGGCAATTGCAAGGGCAAAAAGCTGAGATCGCGGGTTCCATCCACCTCAGGCTGTAATTGATCTAAGCCATCGAGATAGATCGTTTCGCTGATGCCACGCGCTGAGAGCGTTTGTAACAACTGGCCAAATTCAAGGCGTAAAGCGGGGTAGCTATCGGCAGGAAAATAGCGATCCGTCAGATCGTGTTTGAGCATGAGTTGGGCAACGATACTGCGCAGCACGTCGAGTTGATAGGCACGACCTGGGGTCAGCGCAATAAAATGCTGGGGCGTTTGGGCCAGCCCAGCGCTCACGATTAATTGAGCGATCAGGCTGCTTTTGCCCGCACCAGCCTCGCCCGTTACCAACACATAACCACCCGTTGCATGGGTTTGATCAATTAATTCGCGAATCGCCGCTTGTTCGGCTTCACGGCCAACGAAGCCTGTGAGCCGCAGTTGCAACAAACGAGCACTTTCACGCTGGTTAGCAGCTTCCTGCAAAACCTGATTGTGCATTGGTAGTATCCTCTCTTCTATTCAATCAATCGCGCCAGATCATAGCACAGATTTATTTGATTATATGTTCGATCGCAGGACACGCAGGACACGAAAGCTGAAACCACGAAGAACGCGAAGAGCGCAAAGGCTGCTTATTCCAATGCCCCGAACCCGAACCCCTGAACCCTGCCCCCTCTACTGAAAGTTGAAAAAACCTAGGGCTTCTACTATAGTGCCAGCACAGATTTATTGTGTGGAAGGATCTCAATATAATGGCAAATACCCAAATTCGCTTTGAAGATGGCGCAACCTATGAGCGCTATATGGGCATCTGGAGTCAGCTGGTTGGTGCTAAATTCCTTGATTGGCTTGCCCCCAAAACTGGTTTAAATTGGCTTGATGTTGGTTGTGGCAACGGAGCGTTCACCGAAATGGTGGTTGAACGCCATCAGCCAAGCATGATCACCGGGGTCGATCCATCGGCGGCTCAAATTACTTTTGCTCGGCAACGTTTAGCCAATTACCCTGCTGAACTGCATGAAGCTGATGCTATGGCCTTGCCGCTGGCGGATAATAGTGTGCATGCGGCAGTCATGCCGTTGGTTATTTTCTTTGTGCCTGAGCCAGCTCAGGGCGTGGCCGAAATGGTGCGGGTAGTTGCTCCAGGCGGCAGCGTTTCAGCCTATGCTTGGGATATGTTCGGCGGTGGATTTCCCTACTTCTTGTTACAACAAGCCTTGATCGATGCAGGCATTAGCGTCCCACGTCCGCCGAGCGTTGAGGCCTCGCAACTGTCCGTTATGCACGAACTTTGGCTACAAGCAGGCCTGACCAAGGTTGAAACTGCGGTAATTAAAGTACGGCGCAATTTTGTAGATTTTGCCGATTACTGGGAAACTGTCACTGGCGCACCCAGTGTAGGCCCGCAAATTCGGGCGATGACGACCACCCAACAACAAACAGTTCAAGCACAACTGCAAGCGAGTTTACCAATTGCCGCCGATGGTCACATTAGCATCGAAGCCCATGCTAATGCAATCAAAGGTGTCGTAGCAGAATAACGTGATTAAAGGTGGCGATTGGATTTGTATCGCCACCAAATTCTGTTTTACAGATTGTTATTGATCGCAAGCTGTAAGCCCGTTGTAATACTCTATTAATATCTCAGCGCTATACTAACAACAGCAACTTGGATCTATTTGGGCTAGCCAGACGTAGGTTGGGTTAGTAGTTGTTAATTAATAAGGATGCTGAGCATGAAAAAGATTCCTTCCTCGGAGATAACACCCGAAGCGTTGTTCTACTCACGCCGCCAATTTATCAAGGGGGCGGCGGCCTTGGTTGGTAGTGCCGCTGTTCTAGCCGCCTGTGGTAGCGAAACCAGTGAAACCAGCGACCTGCCAGCGGGCGTTGATGTACAAACACCCTATGAATCGATCATCAATTACAACAATTTTTATGAATTTACCACCAACAAAGAAGCCGTCGCCGATGCTTCGAAGAATTTTACGACCAACCCGTGGACGGTCGAAGTTGGCGGCTTGGTCAACAAACCCCAAACCTTTGCAATCGAAGATTTGCTCAAGCAATTTACCCAAGAAGAACGGGTATATCGATTGCGCTGTGTCGAAGGCTGGTCGATGGTCATTCCATGGACGGGTTTTAGCCTCGCTGGCTTGTTGAAACAGGTTGAACCAACTAGCGCCGCCAAATATGTGCGCTTTGAAACGGTAATGCGCCCCGAAGAAATGCCAGGCCAAAGCAGCAGCTATTACACATGGCCCTATGTCGAGGGCTTGCGGCTCGATGAAGCCATGCACGATTTAACCTTGATGGCAACTGGCGTGTATGGCAAGCCAATTTTGCCCCAAAATGGTGCACCCTTGCGGCTGGCAGTACCATGGAAATATGGCTTCAAAAGCATCAAATCGATCGTTAAAATTGAGCTTGTGGCTGAGCAACCAACCAGTTTATGGATGAACGCAGCACCTGATGAATATGGATTTTATGCCAATGTTAATCCCGATGTGCCGCATCCACGCTGGTCGCAAGCCACCGAACGACGGATCGGTGAGGCTGGTCGGCGGCGAACCTTGGCCTTCAATGGTTATGCCGATGAAGTTGCTGCGCTCTACAAAGATCTTGATTTGAAAGCTAACTATTAATCTCGCACTAGCCCAAAACGGGCGAGGGGTGCATGCTCGATGGTTGAAGCGAAGCAGCTTTGAGCAACAACTGGTAAATCATAGCAATATCATTAATTAAAGGTAGGCTACATGGTGAGTCAACTCAAACGTCATTGGCTGCGCTATTTAGTCCATGTGGCATGTCTTGTGCCGTTTGGGTTATTGCTCTTCGATTATTTAACCGATCAACTGACAGTTAATCCAATTCAGGCGGCGACCCTGCGCACTGGCAAAACGGCCTTGGTCATCTTGGTCTTATCGCTAGCGTGTACACCAATCAAAATCTTTACACCATTTAAACAAGTAACGGTGCTGCGCCGCCCTTTGGGTTTATATGCCTTTTTCTATGTTTGCCTGCACCTCTTGATTTTCGTGGGCTGGGATTATGGCTTCGATTGGGAGTTTATCAGTGAGGCCATTGGCGAAAAACGCTATATGATCGTCGGCCTGGTTGCCTGGCTGTTGCTAATTCCTCTAGCAATTACTTCAACCAAGGGCTGGATGCGACGGCTCGGAAAGCGCTGGCGACTGTTGCATCGCTTGGTATATGTAATTGCTGGCCTAGCCATCTTACATTATGTCTGGTTAGTTAAAGCTGATGTTCGCGAACCGTTGGCCTATGGTGCTGCGATTGGCTTGTTACTCCTGCTGCGGCTACCTGTGCTACGGCGTTGGCTGCCAAAACGCCAAATCCAGCCAGCCAAACAACCTGAGCGCCCAACCGAAACCGCTTAAAACTCAAGGCTCAACGATCTTAACAATCGTTGAGCCTTGAACGAGTATTCGCTTGCCTATCGTGGCTAGTCCAGCGTTGGAACTAACCTACGGTGCAATTGCAGGATAGGCGTTGCGAACCAACATGGCAAATTGTGATGGGAACCAGCGGCCTGCGTGCGGTGCTCCCGCCAAGGCATTGGTTGGGTAGGCCGTGTTGTAGCGGTTTTGCGCGTTCGGGTCACACATTGCGTCAAACTGCTTGGCGGGGTCGGTTGGGTCAATCACCCCTGCCGTCGCCACACCGTCTGATTCGCCTGGAGGTTTGACCCACACATAGGCATCAATCCCGCTCACGGGGGCTGCCGTTGGCCGTTCGCCAATCCCTGCACCCGACTGGTTACACCAGCCACCACGATGCGGGCGACGATCCAGCTTCGAATCGTTGACATAGATTTCCAATGAATTCGAACTGCTCACCATCGTTGGCCGAGCCGTGCCACCCCAACCGTTGCGGCTGGTATCAATCAACATCCCGATACCGCTTGGGAATCCGGCGGTGATAAAGGCATTGCGCATCGCCAACACATAATCGGTTTCGTCGAAGTAGGGGTTCCATTCGTAGAACAACGACGAGCGAATCGGGTTGCCACCACCCAAGGTCAAGCCGGAGTTTGGCAAGAACACTTCGTTCAATGGTGTGTAGTTGGCCGTGTTCGAGATAAAGCCATCGATCCCGTTCAAGCCTTTGGTCGTGCCGCGCACCGTTTGGGTGTACAGCTGAATCGCTGGCGTGAAGTTGCTGTCCCAGCCCAACCACCCTGAGTGGGCAATGTCCATGTAGATGTAGACGTTGCTGGTCACATTCAGTTTGTTGATGGCATATTGAACACCTTGGACATAGGCTCCGCTCGAAATCGCTTCAGCACAAGCCGGAATGCTGGCATTGGTTACCAAGTTCGAGAGTGAATCCGGTTCCAAAATCACCACAATCCGCAACGAAGCATATTGGCTCTCGCCCACGATGGCGGCAATCGGGTCGATATACTCGGTTTTATAGCGATTCAAGCCATTTTCGGAGATTTTCAACTCGCCGTTCGAGGCCAAGGCGGCACAGTCACGGTTGGGCAAGTCGTAGACCACAATTGAGATTGCCACTTGTTGACCGCTGGTTTGTTGTTGCACTAACGCAGCATCAAGGTGAGCGCGTAAGCCCATCGCGTCGCTGCTGCCAGCGATTGCGGCAATCCGGTCGAGCCACACAGCGGTTGGGTATGAAGCAACCTTGCGCATTTGTGAACCAAGCGTGCCACCAGTGGCATTGGCTTCGGCGTTCACGCGGGCAGCATATTCACTGTTGATGTAGCCTTGTGCGCCCACAAATGGGTTGGCAACATGGACACCTGGAACACTCGTTGGTGCTGGAGTGCTGGTTGGTGCTGGTGTGCTGGTTGGCGCTGATGTGCCAACTGGCGTGCTGGTTGGTGGAACCGTCGTTGCCACCGGAGTAGTTGTTGGGTTGGTCGATTGTGAAATTGGTGGATAGGCGTTGCGAACCAACATTGCAAATTGCGATGGGAACCAGCGACCTGCGTGCGGTGCTCCCGCCAAGGCATTGGTTGGATACGCCGTGTTGTAGCGGTTTTGCGCGTTCGGGTCACACATTGCGTCAAACTGCTTGGCGGGGTCGGTTGGGTCAATCACCCCTGCCGTCGCCACACCGTCTGATTCGCCTGGAGGTTTGACCCACACATAGGCATCAATCCCGCTCACTGGTGCTGCTGTTGGCCGTTCGCCAATCCCTGCACCCGACTGGTTACACCAGCCACCACGATGCGGGCGACGATCCAGCTTCGAATCGTTGACATAGATTTCCAATGAATTCGAGCTGCTCACCATCGTTGGCCGAGCCGTGCCACCCCAACCGTTGCGGCTGGTATCAATCAACATCCCGATACCGCTTGGGAATCCGGCGGTGATGAAGGCATTGCGCATCGCCAACACATAATCGGTTTCGTCGAAGTACGGGTTCCATTCGTAGAACAACGACGAGCGAATTGGGTTGCCACCACCTAAGGTCAAGCCGGAGTTTGGCAAGAACACTTCGTTCAATGGTGTGTAGTTGGCGGTATTCGAGATAAAGCCATCGATCCCGTTCAAGCCTTTGGTCGTGCCACGCACCGTTTGGGTGTACAGCTGAATCGCTGGTGTGAAGTTGCTGTCCCAGCCCAACCAGCCTGAGTGGGCAATGTCCATGTAGATGTAGACGTTGCTGGTCACATTCAGTTTGTTGATGGCATATTGGACACCTTGGACGTAGGCTCCGCTCGAAATCGCTTCAGCACAAGCGGGAATGCTGGCATTGGTCACCAAATTCGAAAGTGAATCCGGTTCCAAGACCACCACAATCCGCAATGAGGCATACTTGCTATCGCCCAAAATCGTTGCGATTGGGTCGATATACTCCGTGCGGTAGCGGGCTAAGCCATTTTCCGAGATTTTCAACTCGCCGTTCGAAGCCAACGCGGCACAGTCGCGGTTGGGCAAGTCATACACGACAATTGAGATTGCCACTTGTTGACCACTGGTTTGTTGTTGCACCAGTGCGGCATCAAGGTGAGCGCGTAAGCCCATCGCGTCGCTGCTGCCAGCGATTGCGGCAATCCGGTCGAGCCACACAGCAGTTGGATACGAGGCCACTTGACGCATTTGTGAACCAAGCGTGCCACCAGTGGCATTGGCTTCGGCGTTCACCCGCGCAGCATATTCACTGTTGATGTAGCCTTGTGCCCCCACAAATGGGTTAGCAACATGGACACCTGGGACAGTTGTTGGTGCTGGCGTATTGGTTGGGCCAGTCGTGCTGGTTGGTGGAGTAGTCGGAACTGTCGTGTTGGTTGGGCGCGTGGTTGCACTTGGAACTGGCGTGTTCGTTGGAACATTCGTTGGGCCAGTTGTGCTCGTTGGTGGAGTAGTTGGAATCGTTGTGTTCGTTGGGCGCGTGGTTGCGCTTGGAACCGGTGTATTGGTTGGTGGTGTGGTTGGAACTGTGGTGTTGGTTGGAACTGTAGTTGGAACAACCGTGCCGCCACAAGTTACACCATTGAGGGTAAAGACGGTTGGCTTAGCATTTGCGCCACTATAGCCAGCTTGGAAACCGAAGTTTACCGTGCCGCCAGTGCCGATGTTGCCATTCCAGCCTGCATTGCTAACGCTCACATTCGCGCCGCTTTGCGAGACAACCCCACCCCAAAGATTTGAGATGTTTTGGTTGCCAGCAAACGACCAGCCGAGCGTCCAGCTTGAAACGGCTGAACCAGTGTTTTTAAGCGTCACATCGCCAATAAAACCGCTACCCCAATCGTTAGCAATGTTATAGACGACTTCGCAGCTAGTAGCTGCGGCGGTTGGTTTAGCATTCAATTGGCCTAGGCCACTGCCAACCACGGCGGTCAAAAGAACAAGAATTAATCCACGGGAATTAAAGATCCGAGCCATCGAATTCGCCTCCTTGCGTAGTATGTGTACTCTTCATCGATTAAAACGCGCATGGTTTTATGTACACAAACAATTCATTGTCGTTCAACGTGGAAACTGCCTATGAAGTGGCTGCCCTCCTTTGGAACCGGTCTCATTTAGATAGCTTAATGTGGGTAAAACAGGTCTTGAGAGGGGAGGCGATGGCGTTGTTTGAGAGCGATCCCAAGACTGTTGGACGAATGTTAAAGCTTTTAACCAATTTTGTCAATAGCAAATCTTTAGAGTTTCTTAAGTAAATTCAGATTCGTAAAATCAGAATCGGTGGCAACGTTTTTGATACAATAGCAGCACACTTTTTAAGGCCAGACAAGGATCAGAACGCCATGCCGAATTCGCTACGACCCGCCGAGCCACGCATCGATCAAGCTACGATAACCAAGCTGCTGAATGAGTTCGATTGGAGCTCAACGCCGCTTGGGGTGATGGATACTTGGCCAATTGCCATGCGCAGTATCGTTGATATGATGCTGGCAGTTCCGGTAGCGATCGCAACGCTATGGGGTCGGCAAGGCATTATGATCTACAACGCTGGTTATGCGGTCATTGCTGGCTCACGTCACCCTACAGTATTTGGTCAGCCCGTTACCGCCGCTTGGCCCGAAGCCGCCGATTTCAATCAATCGATCCTCGATCAGGTCTTTGCGGGCAAAAGCCTTACTTACCAAAAACGCAACTTTATGTTGCAACGCAATGGCCGTAACGAACAAGTCTGGTTTGATCTTAGTTATAGCCCGATTTTTGACCAAAACGGTGAAATTCTCGGGGTCATGGCGCTGGTGGTCGAAATAACTGCCCAAGTTTTAGCTGAACAACAACGCCATCGCGCCGAAGAACGCTTCCAATTAGCCTTGGATGCTGGCTTACTGATCGGCACATGGGATTGGGATATTGTGGCTGATCGCTGTATCGTCGATCCGCGCTTTGCCGAATATTTTGCGCTTGACCCAACCCTCGCCAGCCAAGGCGTGAGCGTCGAAACCATGCTTGAGGCGATTCATCCCGATGATCAAGCGACCATTGCCCAATTAATTCAATCGGCAATTCACAGCGGTCAGTCATATCGCGCTGAATATCGCGTGCTCCACCGCGACGGCGATTATCGCTGGGTCGAGGCCAATGGCTTTTGCATTTTTGAGCACAATCAGCCGCAACGTTTTCCTGGCGTATTAATCGATATTACCGAGCGTAAACGCCGCGAAGATGCCTTAGAGCATAGTGAGGCTCGTTTACGCGCAATTTTTGATACCTTGCCCGTCGGCTTGGTTTTTGCCGAAACTCCGACTGGACGGATCACCGATGGCAATGCCCATGTCGAGCAGATTTTGCGCCATCCGGTGCTGCCATCGCCTGCGACCGAGGCCTACGGCGAATGGATCGCTTACGATGAACACAATCAACTTGTGCCAATCGAAGAATATCCACTGGCGATTGCTGTCAAAACTGG is a genomic window of Chloroflexota bacterium containing:
- a CDS encoding sulfoxide reductase heme-binding subunit YedZ, encoding MVSQLKRHWLRYLVHVACLVPFGLLLFDYLTDQLTVNPIQAATLRTGKTALVILVLSLACTPIKIFTPFKQVTVLRRPLGLYAFFYVCLHLLIFVGWDYGFDWEFISEAIGEKRYMIVGLVAWLLLIPLAITSTKGWMRRLGKRWRLLHRLVYVIAGLAILHYVWLVKADVREPLAYGAAIGLLLLLRLPVLRRWLPKRQIQPAKQPERPTETA
- a CDS encoding AAA family ATPase, yielding MHNQVLQEAANQRESARLLQLRLTGFVGREAEQAAIRELIDQTHATGGYVLVTGEAGAGKSSLIAQLIVSAGLAQTPQHFIALTPGRAYQLDVLRSIVAQLMLKHDLTDRYFPADSYPALRLEFGQLLQTLSARGISETIYLDGLDQLQPEVDGTRDLSFLPLQLPPGIVMVLGSRPKETIASLALEHGVVYQVPPLREQDAIGRWQQVQPMLEPARLHGLAQSVKGNALLVELAATVLRHTSTNELPALLNHASADATNLFRLSLGRIEQAAPHHWQPLIRSLLAVLVVTQEPLEPTVLAAILEQPVEAIAEVLPLMGDWVSVAADQRVALRHLLFHDFLQHYEFAAAERRVWHGRMAQWCGAALDQIWQDSAEPVEQARRWYARQHYITHLAYAEQWGALWQVIDVGEYGEHKVRFEPSTRLYGLDLDRARESVIAAGQSIEQQLELLPRLWRYSLLRTSLTAHADRWRDYHFVMLAMLGRVSEALAQLDICSNQVSQVRVWSQLLPYLESDVRWRIFQRMEQTARSISDSRHRDYALYLVAVAYADYDLLKMAYPIAISLGDSRDETLAHLIDVAIKQHDLAYAQAIIGYVQAPAARIKHALNVTNALIEDAEFDAARHVLAGIMPLAQAEHIVEINSLIALLEWRLGNQQQALALLDEAQTMSAHLNPDLRSSAWLAVIKSYVQQGDLTKATSLHRKIQSVQVWCDLIMFYRDRAEVAIATELAIAMTTPYFRDSACFALVEWYCTHAEFADAQRLIELIGSDWDKVKAYCLLASSYAQNLQFEQMLAVMQLAHNTVPREREHSIPSLLVIADTYARHNLHEQARSVFEQVLALFLSGQRYNRDEHNLHFVQSTQRYGYLDLCEPLIQRLFTLGEYGFDNDLVEQIAKVYAEQGELAQAAQIIQSIDQDYQFIQAAQGLVLSTTNQQQSAASESLLLAARQRVAQINPDGLSALKTLCELADTALQLGLTAIAQTLLSDVDQALLHKPHLLNHPLLQYEAWLLKSYQAQHKLASLVELARLIDDPQAHDQLIAAILEAYLQADDVRQAYQLLRLFNDFADVYAKSACKLAIKASQLGLTELATQVHPEAISACETVRESHRRFEYLRDLAVAQINYGDAGCLARLLQIFREQEAVFGQIDWYIEALCAIAVAFAEQCDAVAFADWLNYAHKRATAFPTGYQALAETYFGYAPDSAIEAFLDSVEQLVQISLDQGYADTALEALAKIYTSYAAHGHAEFLVKAHQAAISIPDRDYQYAALVTVAQAYLKIKAMPELQVIISELSQLGFDFWIFQDLTASCIEEGELYLAYQLILFDERHPVKDEVICNLIARLIQADQPIIAYQLTSEIYEADNRAGSLQQIIHYYLERQQITAVIKIIQTTWRDCQRSYELWQLGPIIVPLIPHYPWLGTALLDSVPWLEQQLARLN
- a CDS encoding class I SAM-dependent methyltransferase, which encodes MANTQIRFEDGATYERYMGIWSQLVGAKFLDWLAPKTGLNWLDVGCGNGAFTEMVVERHQPSMITGVDPSAAQITFARQRLANYPAELHEADAMALPLADNSVHAAVMPLVIFFVPEPAQGVAEMVRVVAPGGSVSAYAWDMFGGGFPYFLLQQALIDAGISVPRPPSVEASQLSVMHELWLQAGLTKVETAVIKVRRNFVDFADYWETVTGAPSVGPQIRAMTTTQQQTVQAQLQASLPIAADGHISIEAHANAIKGVVAE
- the msrP gene encoding protein-methionine-sulfoxide reductase catalytic subunit MsrP; this encodes MKKIPSSEITPEALFYSRRQFIKGAAALVGSAAVLAACGSETSETSDLPAGVDVQTPYESIINYNNFYEFTTNKEAVADASKNFTTNPWTVEVGGLVNKPQTFAIEDLLKQFTQEERVYRLRCVEGWSMVIPWTGFSLAGLLKQVEPTSAAKYVRFETVMRPEEMPGQSSSYYTWPYVEGLRLDEAMHDLTLMATGVYGKPILPQNGAPLRLAVPWKYGFKSIKSIVKIELVAEQPTSLWMNAAPDEYGFYANVNPDVPHPRWSQATERRIGEAGRRRTLAFNGYADEVAALYKDLDLKANY
- a CDS encoding glycoside hydrolase family 6 protein, with product MARIFNSRGLILVLLTAVVGSGLGQLNAKPTAAATSCEVVYNIANDWGSGFIGDVTLKNTGSAVSSWTLGWSFAGNQNISNLWGGVVSQSGANVSVSNAGWNGNIGTGGTVNFGFQAGYSGANAKPTVFTLNGVTCGGTVVPTTVPTNTTVPTTPPTNTPVPSATTRPTNTTIPTTPPTSTTGPTNVPTNTPVPSATTRPTNTTVPTTPPTSTTGPTNTPAPTTVPGVHVANPFVGAQGYINSEYAARVNAEANATGGTLGSQMRQVASYPTAVWLDRIAAIAGSSDAMGLRAHLDAALVQQQTSGQQVAISIVVYDLPNRDCAALASNGELKISENGLARYRTEYIDPIATILGDSKYASLRIVVVLEPDSLSNLVTNASIPACAEAISSGAYVQGVQYAINKLNVTSNVYIYMDIAHSGWLGWDSNFTPAIQLYTQTVRGTTKGLNGIDGFISNTANYTPLNEVFLPNSGLTLGGGNPIRSSLFYEWNPYFDETDYVLAMRNAFITAGFPSGIGMLIDTSRNGWGGTARPTMVSSSNSLEIYVNDSKLDRRPHRGGWCNQSGAGIGERPTAAPVSGIDAYVWVKPPGESDGVATAGVIDPTDPAKQFDAMCDPNAQNRYNTAYPTNALAGAPHAGRWFPSQFAMLVRNAYPPISQSTNPTTTPVATTVPPTSTPVGTSAPTSTPAPTSTPAPTSVPGVHVANPFVGAQGYINSEYAARVNAEANATGGTLGSQMRKVASYPTAVWLDRIAAIAGSSDAMGLRAHLDAALVQQQTSGQQVAISIVVYDLPNRDCAALASNGELKISENGLNRYKTEYIDPIAAIVGESQYASLRIVVILEPDSLSNLVTNASIPACAEAISSGAYVQGVQYAINKLNVTSNVYIYMDIAHSGWLGWDSNFTPAIQLYTQTVRGTTKGLNGIDGFISNTANYTPLNEVFLPNSGLTLGGGNPIRSSLFYEWNPYFDETDYVLAMRNAFITAGFPSGIGMLIDTSRNGWGGTARPTMVSSSNSLEIYVNDSKLDRRPHRGGWCNQSGAGIGERPTAAPVSGIDAYVWVKPPGESDGVATAGVIDPTDPAKQFDAMCDPNAQNRYNTAYPTNALAGAPHAGRWFPSQFAMLVRNAYPAIAP